The Chitinophaga caeni genome segment AACTCCCAATATAATTGCGGTGTTACATAATCGATCCAACCTTTTTTGAGCCATTTCAACACATCGGCATATAAATCATCGTAATTGGTTTGTCCACCCCGTGTTTGCGAACCTTCGGGGTCGCGGTCAATGTTACGCCAAACACCGAAGGGGGAGATACCGAATTTCACATAGGGCTTTTCCGCCTTGATGACTTGGCTGAGCATTTGAATAATGGTATCCACGTTGTGCCTGCGCCAATCGTCCTGCCGCATACCATTTCCATATTTACGATAAGAATTATAATCCGGGAAATCTTTGCCGGGAATGCGGTAAGGGTAGAAATAATCATCGAAGTGTACCGCATCGATATCGTATCTTTTAACTACATCCTTGATTACCTGGGTCACATAGTCACGTACTTCGGGAATCCCCGGGTCAAAATATTTCGTGTCACCATATGTCACGAACCATTCCGGGTGCAAACGGGTAATATGATTAGAAGCGATGCTACTACGGCGCGTATTAAATACGGCTCGGTAAGGGTTGAACCATGCATGAAACTCCATGCCGCGTTTGTGGGCTTCGGTAATGGCAAAAGCCAGCGGATCATAATAGGGGTTCGGTGCCTGGCCTTGCCTGCCGGTGAGGTATTCTGACCAAGGCTCGAAAGGGGAAAAATAAAAAGCATCTGCCACAGGCCTCACTTGTAAGACAACGGCATTCATACCCATGCGTTTCTGGGCGTCCAGGAGATCAATTAATTCCTGCTGTTGTTGTTGAGAAGGCAAACCCTTCCTGGAAGGCCAGTCTATATTTTCCACCGTGGCAATCCAAACTGCCCTTAATTCGCGCTTGGGAGGTTTTTGTGCGAATAAATTACAGCAGAAGGAAAGCAGGCATATTCCAATTATGATACGCTTCGCCATCAAAAATACTTTACAATAATTCTATCGGCCCCGGTATTTCCGGGGTCACATTACAACTTTTTTATTCCAATTTCATTTAATAGGAGGGGAATATATAGGAACGGTAATATACATTAAATCGTATATACCCAAGAAATTCACATGATTTTCCAAGACCCGTTGTTCACCAATAAATCGGCCAAACTTAGCAGGATTTTACCAATTACTATACTTTACGACCTAAATACTGGGAATAATCCGGTAATATAACTTCATATTCCTGGTGAATCAAGGGAGAAGTCAGCAGGAAATCAGCAGAAGCGCGGTTGCTCGCCATAGGGATGTTCCATACGACACCTAATCTCAACAAAGCCTTGATATCCGGATCATGCGGCAGAGCTTCCATCGGATCCCAGAAGAAAATGATTACATCCAGCTTCCCTTCTGCCACCATGGCGCCGATTTGCTGATCCCCACCGAGCGGACCGCTGAGCAGTTTGCGGACGGGCGTATCTAAATGTTCTTCGATAAGTTTCCCGGTGGTGCCGGTACCGTAAAGCTCGTGCCTACTTAAAACAGTTTTGTTGTAAATAGCCCATTCGAGCATTTCGGCTTTTTTATGGTCATGCGCGATTAAAGCTATGCGCTTGCGCTTTTGAAGAGTCTTGGTTTGTTGCATATTACAAAAATAACAATCGTATTCGTCATTCATAATGACACAAATTGATATAATTTTGTTTCTCTATAAATAAAAACTATAAGTTAATTGTAAAATTCAATGGATCGGGTCGGTATAATTTCGGTCTTTGTGCGGAAGAATCGTTAAATTTGCGGGAGAAAATTATTTAAAATGATTAAAACTGGCAATCCAATTATCAGTATTTATACGGAAATGACGCCCAATCCGGAGACGATGAAGTTTGTGGCCAACAAATTATTGTACCCGCAAAAATCCATCGATTTCCCTACGGCAGCCAGCGCAGCACCATCTCCATTGGCCTCCGAATTGTTTACATTCCCATTTATCAGGGGTGTATTCATCTGTAGTAATTTTGTTACTTTGACAAAAACAGCGGATACCGAGTGGAATGATGTCATCCCCACGATCAAAGCGTTTTTGAAAGAATTTTTAGAAGATAACCGCGCAGTTATTAACGAAGAAGAGATAGAAGAGAAACAACCCGTTTTAAGTGGTGATGAGAGCGACGTGGTAAAAAGAATCAAGGAATTATTGGAGAATTATGTTGCCCCTGCCGTTGAAATGGACGGTGGTGCCATTCAATTCAAAGATTATAACGACGGCATCGTGAAACTGGCTTTGCAAGGTTCTTGCAGTGGTTGCCCTTCTTCCATGATTACCTTGAAAAACGGTATCGAGGGCATGATGAAGCGCATGATCCCCGAAGTGAAGGAAGTGGTAGCAGAAGCTGAATAAGCAGTAGTTTTCTTATCAAATACTTGAAGCGTCCCGCATAATTTTGCGGGGCGCTTTTTTATTGAGAACTTTTCTTTCTTAGCTTTACAACTCCTTAATCAATCTCTGATATGAAATTGCTTGGTTTTTCGCTTGGCATGAGTTGCCTGTTTTTCGCTACAAGCTTGAAAGCGCAAATTAAAATTTCTCCCGGTGCAGAAGGCGCCATTATTACCTATGCTACGCTTAGCAACGGTAAACCTGCGCGGGGCGCTAAAACGATCGTGACCGTAGTTAAAGGGAAAGCAGCTATCCGTTCTTCGCGCGGCGGTAATAGCAGGGAAAGTCAATGGATAGATTATAATACAAAAACGGTTTACCAGGTATTGGAACTGGATCAAGGGGAGCGTTTTGCCTGGGCTAGACCGTTTGCCGGGTTTAACCAGCCGGAATTGCTAAACGGCACAGAAACGGTTGCCGGCATCCCTTGTAAAAAGGCGAAGTTTAATATCAATTCCAATACGGTCGAAGTTTGGTACAATGATCAATATAAAATCAAAGCTACACCCAATTTTACGGTTGGGGCAGACCTAGGGCTTATCGTGAAGATGGTTAGGAATGGAAACTACGAACAACAGATCGTTTCTATCAATACAACTTCGGTGAATGCCGACTCCTTAAGCTGGCCGAAAAGCTTCGGAAGCATCGTGGATGAACCGACATACATGGAGCGCCTCATCAGTAGCCGCTATAAAACAATTGATATTTTTAAGGAGGAACAGGTTTCATGGGGTAATAAAATAAATAACCCGGAAGGTGAGGTGATGAATCAAACGTATCATTTTGCCGGGGGAACGGTTATCGCGAAGAAGGTGCATTTGCCTGAAATCAAAAACGGAACATCACTGTTTGCTAAACTTACCCAGCATTCAAACGGCGATGCATATGATAGGACAGGCTCCGTGTTTGTGATCCCGATGGATCATTCCCAGGACTTTTTACAAGCCTTGGAAAAGGGCATTCAACATATTCCATCTTTCAAAGGCAGGAATGGGAAGACTTACCAGGGCATGATAGCAACAGAAAATTATTCACCGGTATTAGAGCTGATGCGCTTTTTTACACCCTTTGGCGTCAAGCATTTTAACGATAGGGTCAAGATAAAAGGATACCATTGGGCTGATTCGGCAGTTTATAAACAGGAGATTACCGAACTAGCGCCTGCCCTGCAAGGGGATGTTTGGATATGCGTTTTCATTGGCAATTATGATAAAGGCGGGCATACAGTAAGCCTGGAATTGAATTATTATCCCGGTTGGGGCGATGGAGATGCCTCTAAAAAATACTGGTTGCAACCGATTTTCAATACTACTAACGTGATGGAAATGGCCGGGCAGGAATACGGCACTTTATTCGACCGGGATTCATTGACCGTAACGGTTGATATACCCGAAGGGCTAAAAAATATTTCATTGAGATATATTACTACCGGCCACGGCGGTTGGGGTGGCGGAGATGAATTTAACCCCAAGGAAAATCAAATTTTCGTAGATGGGGAAAGGGTTTACCGCTTTGTTCCGTGGAGGGAAGATTGTGCTACTTACAGAACACTAAACCCAGTTTCGGGTAACTTCGGCAACGGCCTTTCTTCCAGCGACCTGAGTCGATCCAACTGGTGCCCCGGCACCTTGACCTTGCCTGTAACTATTTATTTACATGATTTGCAACCCGGTAAACATACTTTTAAAGTTGCCATCCCGCTTGGAAAACCGGAAGGCACGAGTTTCAGTGCGTGGAATGTTAGCGGCGTGCTGAAAGGGGAATTTACGAACGCAGCAGGGGATACAAAATAATATGGAAACGATCTTTCAACAGTTATTAGATAACCTGCAACATATCACTTGGCTGGAGGTCATTGCCGTGGTATTCGGAATTATCAGCGTATTTTGTTCGAAGGCGAACAGCGTTTGGGTGTACCCGACTGGTTTGGTTAGCACGGGTATTTATGCTTACATGTTGGCATTGGATGATTTCAAGTTATACGGTGAAGCCACTTTGAACGTGTATTATTTTGTTATGAGTGTTTACGGTTGGTATCACTGGACGCGCAAGAAAGGGCAAGAAGATACCGTTACCGTGAGCTGGACCAGTAAGCAGGAAATGCTTATTGCAATTGCTATTTCGGTAGTTGGATGGGGGATATTTTATTATTTATTAAGTAATTATTCGGCCTCCGATGTTCCTATTTTCGATGCTTTTGTTTCGGCTACCGCCTGTAGTGGTATGTGGCTGTTAGCAAGACGGAAAATAGAGAACTGGATATTTTTGAATATCTCTAATTTGGTGGCTATCCCGTTATTTGTACATAAAAAATTAGTACTTACTGCTGTATTGACGGTGATCCTGTTCGTAGTGGCGATCTATGGATATTTAAATTGGAAAAAGATTTACCGGCAGTCATTGGCATCGGGGCATTGAGCTATATAAAAAATTGCAATTGAAAAGATTTGTTGTCATAGGCCCTGAGTCAACAGGGAAAAGTACATTGAGCCAGCACTTGGCAAAGCATTACCAAACGGCTTGGGTTCCCGAATTTGCGAGGGGGTACCTGGAGCAAATTGATCGCCCGTATGAAGAGGAGGATCTGTTGGAAATCGCCAAGGGACAATTAGCATTAGAAGATGATAAAGCCACATCTGCCGATAAACTTTTGATTTGTGATACGGATTTGTACGTTATAAAGGTTTGGAGCGAAAGTAAATATGGCGATTGTCATCCGCAGATTTTGCAATGGATTTCTGAGCGCCGGTACGATGGATATTTGCTAACATATATTGATATTCCCTGGACTTATGATCCGCAACGGGAGCATCCCGAACCGGCAGCGAGGGAATATTTTTATAATATTTATAAAGATATCGTTGTTAATTCCGGTATACCCTGGGCTGATATCAGGGGTGGGGAGCAGGAGCGGCTCAGCAATGCAATAAACTTTATCGACCGCTTACTTTGAATTCTTCTTCGGATCTTCCTGTTTCTTCCCGGTAACCAGTTCAACAATATCAGGATCCGGCGCGATATTTCGCATTTGAGTTAAGATATGTCTTTGGCGGGCCGCCGTAATCCTTGCAGGTGGCACGACCGTATATTTGACCGGGTTGGGTAAACATGCCGCGATCATAGCCGCCTGTTCACGGTTAAGGGCGGCGGCGCTTTTATTATAATATGCTTTTGCCGCAGCCTCGATGCCGAAGATGGCATCGCCGGTTTGAGCAACGTTCAAGTACATCTCCAGTATTCTTTGCTTACTCCATAACTTTTCGATCATGAAAGTGAAGTAAACTTCAAGTCCTTTGCGGAACCAGCCACCATGTTGCCAAAGAAAAACGTTCTTAGCTACCTGTTGACTGATGGTACTGGCGCCGCGAATTTTTTTACTTTTTTGATTATGTTTCATGGCTTTTTCGATCGACTTGAAATCGAAGCCGTCATGATCCGGGAATAATTGATCCTCGCTGGCGATTACGGCAAGCTTCGCGTATTGAGAGATCTCATCATAATCGACCCATTTCTTTTGAAAATGTTTTTCCGTGCCCCAAGTTTCCACCCAACTAACGATTTGGGTGATGGTAATAGGAGGGTTCACCCAACGGAGTATGATAATATAAACTAAATGCGCAATAAATAGGAATAACAGTATTTTCTTAATTCTTCGCCAAGTTCTTGGGATAATTCCTTTGAGCTTCATCCAACGAGTTTTGAATTTGCGGAAAGGTAAAAAAAATTTACTGCCCGCGAAAAGATAGCATCGTGAAATAAGGAGAACAATGAGAAAGAAGCATTGTTAAATTAAATAGAACTATATAAATCGTAACTTCAATTATGCTATTACAACTTCACCCGGACAATCCCAATCCCCGCCAGTTAAAGATGATCGTAGAGTGTTTGAAAGACGGCGGCGTGATTATTTATCCAACTGATACCGTGTACGGGATGGGTTGCGATATTTATCAACATAAAGCTATAGAAAGGGTAGCGAGGATTAAAGGCGTTGATCCGAAGAAGGCCCATTTCTCTTTTATTTGTTCTGACTTAAGCCACTTGTCTGATTATACCAAAAGTGTGGATACGCCAATTTTCAGGATGTTGAAAAAAGCCCTACCCGGCCCTTATACGTTTATCATGCACGCGAGTAAGCAGGTGCCTAAGTTGATGAAAAATAAGCGGGATACGGTGGGTATCAGGGTACCCGATAATAAAATTTGCCATGCTATAGTGGAGGAATTGGGAAACCCGATCATGAGTACTACCCTGCCGGTTGATGATTACATCGAGGAATATACAGACCCTGAAATTATCCACGAAAAGTTTGGCAACCAGGTCGATATTGTGGTAGATGGGGGCGCCGGGGGGATCGTTTTCTCCACGGTAATTGATTGTACAAGTGGAGAGCCTGAGTTGGTTCGGGAAGGGGCCGGGAGTTTTGAAGCAATCACGTAATCACGCATTTTTATGGATTTTGGGATTTCACAGATTTTTCGGAGGTTTTTATGAAACGATTTTTTGTTGTCTTGTTTTGTAGCTTGGTTTCGTTGGCTGGTAACGCGCAGGAGAATGTGCAGGAGCCACCGTGTGATAGTTTATATGATAATTTGTATGATGGGTTTAAGGAATATTTGCAGCGTTACCACGATAAGTATAAAGAGATGACTTCTTACAGGTTAGGGAGCTTGAAAATGAAGGAAGTTTTTCTAAAGGAGGATATTGGAGGGGCTTTTTATAGAAATCATTTTGGATTTTTTTGTAAAAAAGAGTGGGAGTTGGAGCAGCAAACAAAGGTTCCGCTCCGTGTGCGGTTGGGAGGTTTAAGCATTACTGACAGGTTGGAGGGGAAGGAATAGAATATTTTTAGCGTTTAATCTTCATCGTTCGGGGTTTTTGCTATTTTTTAATTGAGATAACGTTACCCGATCGGGCGGGTTCTAGGATATAGAATTTTACGAAGGGGGAGCAAACAAAAAAGCGTGTCAAATTTTATAGACACGCTTTTTTGATTGTATTAAATAACGGGTTACCCGGATTATTTTATCCCCATTTTCTTCGCGATAGCAGCAGGGATTGCTTTTTTATTTACCATGAAACAGGTGGTTTTATATGCGAAGTATGGAACAGATGCATAGAAATAACCGCCGCAATCATTGGTTTCACCCCAGGAGTTTTTCACTTTGAAGAACAGGTCACCATTTTGATCTTTTACGATACCGGTGATATGCATACCATGATCATCTTGTGTTTCGTAATTATCGAAAGCTTCCTGGCGCATTTCTTGCGTAATTTTCTTTTCTTTTACCGGGTTGATGAAGGCATCTTTACGTTCAGCCTCGGTCATGTCGCTGAAATCTTTTTCAGGAACGATTGCTAAGCCATCCCTGTAATTGAAACCTTTCTCACTTACATCCGCAGCCCAAGCCAAGGTGTAACCATCAGTTACAGCATCTTCCGCGATTTTCACGAATTCATCGATCGGCACGTTGTAAACTTTTTCCCAGTTCCAGTTATCAGGAACTTCCAACACGAATTTGCTATAAAAAGGATGGTGATTAAAAGAGGAAATAATCACGTAATCGTTCGGATCGATACCGAGGTATTGAGCGAAAGATTGCGGGGTATATTGTTTACCATTGTATTCAAACGTTTTTGGCGCATCACCCATGTAAGCGTCCAATGTACCTTCAATGGCTTTTGTCCAGCTAGGGTTCAGATGTTTGGCTTCACCTAAAGGTTTTACCATCCCTTCTAACACGCTCACCATTTCGGCATGGTTATAAACTTTATCGCGGTTGCCATCGTACACGCTCTGCGGCACCATACCAAACTCGCGTAAACAAAGAAGGTCATCGGGGAATCCACCACCTTCAGCGAAGTTGGATTTACCGTGCATACGAACATAGTTAGCCGCTTTCATTGGGTACATCCTGCGAACCACGAACATTTCGCTTAAATCGACACTTTTATTTTTGTCTTTCCTCAAAACTTCGGATTCAAAGAAAGAAAGACCGGAGAAGCTCCAGCAGGTTCCTGTTCTACCTTGGTTTTGGATTCCGGTAGCGTTGGCATCGTTAATTACAGAGAACTTATAATTACTACCTGTTTTGTTTGTAACCGTAGATTGTGCAAATACACCGAGGCTGCAAAGCATGGCAGCGCTCAACAACAATTTCTTCATATATCTTTTAAGTTAAGAAAACTAGAAAAACCAAAAATAAGGAAACATGACTAATTCGGGGTTGTTAAAATGGGATAAACGGAAAGATTAGATGGTAATATTTGTTTATTTATTGCGCGATTCATACGCATTCCTGGTGATCTCCCATTTCCATAGGGTATCCTTACCGGGAGTGTCGATATTCCCGGCAAACTGCATCCCGTTTTTTTGAAGCACCTTTACGGATGAATCGTATTCCTCCAAAGTATGCGCTACCACCTTGTGGATGTATTGATGGTGGAAGGCAAAACGAATGAATGCCCCGACCATTTCGGTGGCATAACCTTGTTCACGGTACTCTTCGGCAATTTCGTAGCCGATTTCTACCGTACCATTCTTATCCGGTTTACCTTTAAATCCACCTGTTCCGATTAATTTATTATCAGCTTTGTGTATAATCAAATAAAAGAACCATCCTAGCATGGAGGGATCATTTTTTAATTTATCATAGGCGATAATGATCATTTCCGGGAACTCCGTCCACCCACTTGGAACCGTCACGCCAAGAGCTTTTGAAAGCGCTTCATTTCCATGTAAACTTGCTTCAAAGTGTTGCAAAGTACATGGCACTAGTTGTAACCTCGCAGTTTCGATCATGACTGAAAACTAATAAAGGGAATTGGTAAATCCAAGCAGGAAACATTGATATGTAATGTTTAGCAGGAAATGCAAAACTACAGGCTGAAAAAATTTATTATTTGGTTAATGGGCCTCCAACCAGTTATTCCCCGAACCTAGCTCTGCTTCGATCGGCACATCGATTTCCATCGCGTTTTTCATATGCTCGATAATTAGCGGTTTGAGTTTTTCGAGTTCCGGCTTATACACATCAAAGATCAACTCATCATGTACTTGCAGTATCATCTTGGATTGGAATCCTGCTGATTGCATAGCTTTATGAATCGAGATCATGGCAAGTTTAATCATATCTGCTGCTGTACCCTGGATCGGCATGTTAATGGCGTTGCGTTCTGCAAAGCCCCGAACCACGGCATTGGATGAATTAATGTCTTTTAACCAGCGTTTACGACCCAGCATGGTTTGTACATAGCCATGCTCTTTTGCAAACGCTACCTGGTCTTGCATGTACTGCTTAATTGCCGGATATTGGATGAAATAATTATCGATGAGCCCCTTGGCTTCTGTTCTTGAAATTCCGAGGTTTTCTGATAGCCCGAAAGCGCTCACACCGTATATAATACCGAAGTTCACACTTTTAGCATTCCGGCGCATATCGGGACTTACCTCTGAAATTTCAACGCCGTAAACCTTAGCAGCCGTGGCCGTATGGATGTCGGTTCCGGAGCGGAAGGCCGCCAGCATATTTTCATCTTTACTGATAGCCGCGATAATCCGCAATTCAATTTGGGAGTAATCAGCCGATACCAAGATGTGTTCTGCATCCCTCGGAACGAAAGCCTTCCTGACCTCACGTCCCCGCTCGGTGCGGATCGGGATATTTTGCAGGTTCGGATTATTGGAACTCAATCGCCCGGTCACTGCCACAGCCTGGTTGTAAGACGTATGTATTCTTCCCGTGCGCGGATTAATCATCGTGGGAAGCGCATCCACGTAAGTAGATTTCAATTTGGTTAGTTCCCGGAACACCAGGATATCTTCCACGATTTTATGTTTTGATGCGAGTTTTTGGAGGATGTCCTCACCGGTAGCATATTGTCCTGTTTTAGTTTTCTTTGCTTTCGGATCTAATTGTAATTTTTCGAACAGCACTTCCCCTAATTGTTTAGGAGAAGCCAGGTTGAATCGAACACCAGCCTGTTCGTAAACACTTTCTTCCGCCCGTTTGATTTCTGCTTGTAACTCGTTAGAATAATCGGATAAAGTCTGTTTATCGATGGCCACACCCTCATATTCCATATCCGTCAGCACTTTAACCAGGGGATTTTCGATTTCGTAGAATACCTTGCTCACTTCACGTTCGGCTACGATAGGGGCGAATTTATGTTTTAATTGAAGCGTGATATCAGCATCTTCAGCAGCATAATCTTTTACTTTTTCCACGGGAACATCGCGCATATTGCCTTGGTTTTTGCCCTTTTTGCCAATCAGTGTTTCTATCGAAACCGGTTCGTAGCCCAGGTATTGGGCGCTGAGCAAATCCATGCCACGCCTGCCTTCCGGTTCAATAAGGTAATGTGCCAACATCGTATCAAAAATACTGCCCTTGATAGCGATATCATACCATTTCAGCACGATTAAATCGTATTTAAGATTCTGCCCTATAAAAATAATATTTTCCTTATCGAATAAGGGTTTGAAGGTGTGCAAAATCTCCAGCGCGCCTTCCCGGTTAGGTGGAACAGGCACATAATAGGCCGTGCCGGGAGTATAGGAAAAGCTCATTCCGACTAATTCCACATTATTCGCATCGGTACCAGTAGTTTCGGTATCGAAGCAGATCTCATCTTGTTCCAGGAGCTGTTGTAATAGCGTTAAATGCTCTTCGGGCGTACCTGCGAGAATATAATTATGCGGCGTATTTTCGATGTTCTTATCTGCGACCAACCCGACCTGCTCGGTAGCGGGTGCGAGTGTTGCTGCTTTAGGCGTATTTTTTTGTTCAACCGGAGCGCTAAACAGATCTTGTTGCACTGCCACGGCAGACTGCGTAGCATCCTGGTATAATTCGCCCAAGATCCTTTTACCGAGAGTACGGAATTCCAGCTCGGCAAATATTTCTGCCAAAGCAGCGGGGTTCATCGGTTTAATGCCGAAGTTTTCCTCGTGAAACTCAACGGGAACATCCGTGATGATGGTAGCTAATTTCTTGGATAAAACAGCGCTATCCGCCCCGGCCTTAATTTTTTCACCCATTTTTCCCTTGATATTGTCGGCATTGGCAATTACATTTTCAAGGGTGTCATACTCGGCTAATAACTTCATCGCCGTTTTTTCACCGACGCCCGGTATCCCGGGGATGTTATCCACGGCATCGCCCATCAGCCCCAGGATGTCAATGACTTGGTCGACGCGTTTTATTTGCCATTTTTCGCATACCTCTTTCGGACCCAGGATTTCTTCTTTACCGCCACCGGCAGGGGGTTTATAAATAAAGATATTATCCCGCACCAATTGTCCGTAGTCCTTATCAGGCGTCACCATATATACCTCGTAACCTGCATCGGCGGCTTGCCAAGCCAGCGTGCCGATTACATCATCCGCCTCGTATCCGTCCACTTCCATCACGGGAATATTAAAACCTTCAATGATTCTTTTGATATCAGGTAGCGCCTCGATCAAATCTTCTGGAGCATCTTCACGGTTGGCTTTATAGTCTTCAAAATCGGTATGTCTTTCAG includes the following:
- the polA gene encoding DNA polymerase I codes for the protein MSKKLFLLDAMALVYRAYYALLRNPRITSKGRNTNAQFGFTNTLFELINKEKPSHMAVAFDTHAPTERHTDFEDYKANREDAPEDLIEALPDIKRIIEGFNIPVMEVDGYEADDVIGTLAWQAADAGYEVYMVTPDKDYGQLVRDNIFIYKPPAGGGKEEILGPKEVCEKWQIKRVDQVIDILGLMGDAVDNIPGIPGVGEKTAMKLLAEYDTLENVIANADNIKGKMGEKIKAGADSAVLSKKLATIITDVPVEFHEENFGIKPMNPAALAEIFAELEFRTLGKRILGELYQDATQSAVAVQQDLFSAPVEQKNTPKAATLAPATEQVGLVADKNIENTPHNYILAGTPEEHLTLLQQLLEQDEICFDTETTGTDANNVELVGMSFSYTPGTAYYVPVPPNREGALEILHTFKPLFDKENIIFIGQNLKYDLIVLKWYDIAIKGSIFDTMLAHYLIEPEGRRGMDLLSAQYLGYEPVSIETLIGKKGKNQGNMRDVPVEKVKDYAAEDADITLQLKHKFAPIVAEREVSKVFYEIENPLVKVLTDMEYEGVAIDKQTLSDYSNELQAEIKRAEESVYEQAGVRFNLASPKQLGEVLFEKLQLDPKAKKTKTGQYATGEDILQKLASKHKIVEDILVFRELTKLKSTYVDALPTMINPRTGRIHTSYNQAVAVTGRLSSNNPNLQNIPIRTERGREVRKAFVPRDAEHILVSADYSQIELRIIAAISKDENMLAAFRSGTDIHTATAAKVYGVEISEVSPDMRRNAKSVNFGIIYGVSAFGLSENLGISRTEAKGLIDNYFIQYPAIKQYMQDQVAFAKEHGYVQTMLGRKRWLKDINSSNAVVRGFAERNAINMPIQGTAADMIKLAMISIHKAMQSAGFQSKMILQVHDELIFDVYKPELEKLKPLIIEHMKNAMEIDVPIEAELGSGNNWLEAH